In the Oreochromis aureus strain Israel breed Guangdong linkage group 14, ZZ_aureus, whole genome shotgun sequence genome, one interval contains:
- the LOC116334879 gene encoding extracellular calcium-sensing receptor-like: MQKSGDLILGGLFEVHFFSMLPNLSFTSEPQQPTCHGFDVLGFRQAQTMAFAIDEINRNPNLLPNVTLGFTLYDNCVELGIGFRAALSLASGQEEQIVLHNTCVGNPPVIGIVGDSSSTRSIAISSVLGLYSVPMVSYFATCSCLSDRKKYPSFFRTIPSDAFQVRALIQILKHFDWTWAGLLVSDDDYGLYAARSFQSELSQSGEGCLAYTEILSLHKETDELRRIVNVMKKSTAQVVIVFAHESHMIHLMEEVVRQNVTDLQWLASEAWTAAVVLQTPQLMPYLGGTLGIAIRRGEIPGLREFLLQIRPDLHHNNSYGNSMVHQFWEFTFQCRFEPAPAGWVEGGGTLCTGQEDLENVNTEFLDISDLRPEYNVYKAVYALAYSLDDMLRCKPGRGPFRGNSCATLQTLEPWQHVYYLERVNFTTLFGDQVSFDENGDVVPIYDVMNWLWLPDGSTKVQNVGEVKSSAFKGEELILDEDKIFWNFESKKPPRSVCSENCPPGTHMVRRKGEPKCCFDCIPCSEGKINNKSNSLECTSCPDDFWSNQQRDHCVPKKTEFLSYHEPLGFCLTTTSLLGTIICAVVIGIFFYHRRTPIVRANNSELSFQLLLSLKLCFLCSLLFIGRPRLWTCQLRHAAFGISFVLCVSCILVKTMVVLAVFKASKPGGGTSLKWFGAMQQRGTILFLTCIQAVICTTWLVSASPTPHKNTQYHNDKIIYECSIGSSVGFGVLLGYIGILAFLSFLIAFLARNLPDSFNEAKLITFSMLIFCAVWVAFVPAYISSPGNHADAVEVFAILASSFGLLVALFGPKCYIILLRPEMNTKNVIMGRGTKS; the protein is encoded by the exons ATGCAAAAGAGTGGAGATCTGATTCTGGGAGGACTGTTTGAAGTTCACTTCTTTTCAATGCTCCCTAACCTGTCATTTACCTCAGAGCCACAACAGCCTACTTGCCATGG ttttgatGTTCTAGGATTTAGGCAGGCACAAACCATGGCCTTTGCTATTGATGAAATCAACAGAAACCCCAACCTACTGCCTAATGTGACTCTGGGATTCACTCTTTATGATAACTGCGTTGAACTTGGAATTGGATTCCGAGCTGCATTGTCATTAGCCAGTGGTCAGGAGGAGCAAATTGTATTACATAATACATGTGTTGGAAATCCTCCAGTCATAGGGATTGTGGGTGATTCATCCTCTACACGTTCAATTGCCATCTCCAGCGTCTTAGGTTTGTACAGCGTACCTATG GTGAGTTATTTTGCCACATGTTCCTGTCTGAGTGACCGTAAAAAGTATCCATCCTTCTTTAGGACAATCCCAAGTGATGCTTTCCAG GTGCGTGCTTTGATTCAGATTCTAAAACATTTCGACTGGACTTGGGCAGGTCTGCTTGTCAGTGATGATGATTATGGACTTTATGCAGCCAGATCCTTCCAGTCTGAGCTAAGTCAGTCTGGTGAAGGTTGCCTGGCTTACACTGAAATTTTGTCCTTGCACAAAGAAACAGATGAACTCAGGAGGATTGTGAATGTGATGAAAAAATCCACAGCTCAAGTTGTCATTGTCTTTGCACATGAGAGTCACATGATACACCTTATGGAAGAG GTGGTGAGGCAAAATGTAACAGACCTACAGTGGTTGGCCAGTGAAGCCTGGACAGCTGCTGTTGTGCTCCAAACACCTCAGCTTATGCCATACCTGGGTGGTACACTGGGCATCGCTATTCGTCGAGGAGAAATACCAGGGCTCAGGGAATTCCTCTTACAAATACGTCCTGACTTGCATCACAACAATAGCTATGGAAATAGCATG GTGCATCAATTTTGGGAATTCACATTTCAGTGCAGATTTGAACCAGCTCCAGCAGGCTGGGTGGAAGGTGGTGGTACATTATGCACTGGACAGGAagatttggaaaatgtgaacactgaGTTCTTGGACATTTCCGACCTCCGGCCTGAGTATAATGTGTACAAAGCTGTTTATGCACTGGCATATTCCCTTGATGACATGCTGCGATGCAAGCCAGGAAGAGGGCCTTTCAGAGGGAACAGCTGTGCCACGTTACAAACACTGGAGCCGTGGCAG CATGTTTATTACTTGGAAAGGGTAAACTTCACCACTCTATTTGGCGATCAAGTGTCATTTGATGAAAATGGTGATGTGGTGCCAATTTATGATGTGATGAACTGGTTATGGCTCCCTGATGGAAGCACTAAAGTTCAGAATGTTGGTGAGGTtaagagttcagcttttaaagGTGAAGAACTCATACTTGATGAAGACAAAATCTTCTGGAACTTTGAATCCAAAAAG CCACCTCGGTCAGTATGCAGTGAGAACTGTCCTCCTGGTACCCACATGGTGAGACGGAAGGGAGAACCCAAATGCTGTTTTGACTGCATCCCTTGTTCTGAgggaaaaataaacaataagagCA ATTCCTTGGAGTGCACCAGTTGTCCAGACGATTTTTGGTCAAACCAGCAGCGTGACCACTGTGTTCCCAAGAAGACAGAGTTTCTCTCCTACCATGAGCCTCTGGGATTTTGTTTAACAACAACCTCTTTGCTGGGAACAATTATATGTGCTGTTGTTATAGGGATCTTTTTCTACCATCGCAGAACACCTATAGTACGTGCCAACAATTCGGAACTTAGTTTCCAGCTATTGCTGTCACTTAAGTTATGTTTCCTTTGTTCATTGCTGTTCATCGGACGACCCAGGCTGTGGACATGCCAACTCAGGCATGCAGCATTTGGGATCAGCTTTGTGCTGTGTGTCTCATGCATCCTGGTAAAAACCATGGTTGTTCTGGCTGTGTTCAAAGCCTCCAAGCCAGGAGGGGGAACCAGTCTGAAGTGGTTTGGTGCTATGCAGCAGAGAGGAACAATTTTGTTTCTTACTTGTATTCAAGCAGTCATCTGCACTACCTGGCTTGTTTCTGCTTCTCCTACTCCACATAAAAACACCCAATACCACAATGATAAGATCATTTATGAGTGTTCAATTGGGTCTAGTGTTGGTTTTGGAGTGTTATTGGGCTATATTGGTATACTGGCTTTCCTCAGTTTTTTAATTGCTTTCCTGGCAAGGAATCTCCCTGATAGTTTTAATGAGGCCAAGCTCATCACATTCAGCATGCTGATCTTCTGTGCTGTGTGGGTGGCCTTTGTTCCTGCTTATATCAGCTCACCTGGAAACCATGCAGATGCGGTGGAGGTATTTGCCATCCTGGCTTCAAGCTTTGGCCTGTTGGTTGCACTGTTTGGACCCAAATGTTACATAATCCTTTTGAGACCAGAGATGAACACAAAAAATGTTATAATGGGCCGTGGAACTAAATCGTAA
- the LOC116333205 gene encoding extracellular calcium-sensing receptor-like translates to MHKPGDVVLGGLFEVHYTSVYPERTFTSEPQQPHCTGFDIVGFRNAMTMAFAIEEINKNLNLLPNVTLGYSLYDNCGALVVALSGALSLASGQEEQFLLQENCSGIPPVLGIVGDHYSTFSIAISSVLSLYNIPIVSYFATCSCLSDRQRFPTFFRTIPSDAFQVRAMIQILKHFGWTWIGLLVSDDDYGLHVAQSFQSDLAKSGDGCLAYLEILPWDSDPSELKRIVHLIKTSTARVVIVFAHEIHLIQLMEEVAKQNVIGRQWIASETWTTASVLQTAHLTPYLRGTLGIAIRRGEIPGLREFLLKIHPDQSDNGRYNNNLVNQFWEFTFQCRFAPAPAGWLEAGGALCTGQEHIENVETEFLDLSNLRPDYNVYKAVYSLAYALNDMLHCKPGRGPFRGHSCATLQTMEPWQLIHYLQNVNFTTPFGDQVSFDENGDALPVYDVMNWLHLPDGQIKVQNVGEVKRSGFKSEELTIDEDKIFWNFESGKPPQSVCSESCPPGTRMARNKGQPECCFSCIPCSKGKISKNNNSLECTSCPEDFWSNPQNDHCVPKKTEFLSYHEPLGICLTTASLLGTFICAVVLGIFFYHRRTPMVRANNSELSFLLLVSLKLCFLCSLLFIGRPRVWTCQLRHAAFGISFVLCVSCILVKTMVVLAVFKASKPGGGTILKWFGSMQQRGTVLALTCIQAGICTAWLVSSSPAPHKNMQYHNDKIVYECAVGSTVGFAVLLGYIGVLAVLSFLLAFLARNLPDNFNEARLITFSMLSFCAVWVAFVPAYVNSPGKYADAVEVFAILASSFGLLVALFGPKCYIILLKPERNTKKAIMGRLTTKE, encoded by the exons ATGCACAAGCCTGGCGATGTGGTACTGGGTGGGTTGTTTGAGGTCCATTACACTTCTGTCTACCCAGAGAGAACATTTACCTCAGAGCCTCAACAGCCTCACTGCACTGG CTTTGATATTGTAGGGTTCAGGAATGCAATGACTATGGCATTTGCTATTGAAGAGATCAACAAGAACTTAAATTTGCTACCTAATGTGACTCTTGGATACAGTCTTTATGACAACTGTGGTGCCCTTGTTGTTGCACTCAGCGGTGCCTTATCACTAGCCAGTGGCCAGGAGGAGCAGTTTCTGCTTCAGGAGAACTGTTCAGGCATCCCTCCAGTCCTTGGGATTGTTGGTGATCACTACTCAACATTTTCTATTGCTATTTCCAGTGTGCTAAGTTTATACAATATACCTATt GTGAGTTATTTTGCCACATGCTCCTGCCTCAGTGATCGTCAGCGTTTTCCAACTTTTTTCAGAACCATCCCAAGTGATGCTTTCCAG GTGCGTGCTATGATTCAGATTCTAAAACACTTTGGCTGGACTTGGATAGGTCTTCTAGTCAGTGATGACGATTACGGACTCCATGTTGCCCAATCATTCCAATCTGACCTGGCTAAGTCTGGTGACGGTTGTCTGGCTTACTTAGAGATTTTGCCCTGGGACAGTGACCCAAGTGAACTGAAGAGGATTGTACATTTGATAAAGACATCAACAGCTCGTGTGGTGATAGTGTTTGCACATGAGATACACTTGATTCAACTAATGGAAGAG GTAGCGAAGCAGAATGTGATAGGTCGCCAATGGATTGCAAGTGAAACATGGACAACAGCGTCAGTGCTCCAAACAGCCCACCTCACGCCGTACCTGCGTGGCACATTGGGCATTGCCATCCGCAGAGGTGAAATACCAGGGCTGAGGGAATTCCTGTTAAAAATACACCCAGACCAAAGTGACAATGGCAGATACAACAATAATTTG GTAAATCAGTTTTGGGAATTCACATTTCAGTGCAGATTTGCACCAGCTCCAGCAGGCTGGCTGGAAGCTGGAGGAGCACTATGCACTGGGCAGGAGCATATTGAAAATGTGGAGACTGAGTTTCTTGATCTCTCTAATCTCAGGCCTGACTACAATGTATACAAGGCCGTGTATTCTCTTGCATATGCTCTTAATGACATGTTGCATTGCAAACCAGGGAGAGGACCCTTCAGAGGGCACAGCTGTGCTACTTTGCAAACAATGGAGCCATGGCAG CTCATACATTATCTACAAAATGTCAACTTCACCACTCCATTTGGTGATCAAGTATCTTTTGATGAAAACGGTGATGCATTGCCAGTATATGATGTCATGAACTGGTTAcacctccctgatggacaaatTAAAGTTCAGAATGTTGGTGAGGTTAAAAGGTCAGGCTTTAAAAGTGAAGAACTCACCATTGATGAAGACAAAATCTTCTGGAATTTTGAATCAGGAAAG CCACCCCAATCAGTGTGTAGTGAGAGCTGTCCTCCAGGGACCCGGATGGCTAGAAACAAAGGACAACCAGAGTGCTGTTTTAGTTGCATTCCATGTTCAAAgggaaaaatcagcaaaaacaaCA ATTCCTTAGAGTGCACCAGTTGTCCAGAGGATTTTTGGTCAAACCCTCAGAATGACCACTGTGTTCCTAAGAAGACAGAGTTCCTCTCCTACCATGAGCCTCTGGGTATTTGTTTGACAACTGCCTCTTTGTTGGGCACATTTATCTGTGCAGTTGTTTTAGGGATCTTTTTCTATCATCGACGTACACCCATGGTACGTGCAAACAATTCAGAGCTGAGCTTCTTGCTATTAGTATCACTGAAACTATGCTTCCTGTGTTCACTGTTATTCATCGGAAGACCCAGGGTATGGACATGCCAGCTGAGACATGCAGCATTTGGCATCAGTTTTGTGCTTTGCGTCTCATGTATCCTGGTGAAAACCATGGTTGTTCTGGCTGTGTTCAAAGCCTCCAAGCCAGGAGGGGGAACCATTCTTAAGTGGTTTGGGTCGATGCAACAGAGGGGGACAGTTCTGGCTCTTACTTGTATTCAGGCAGGAATCTGTACTGCCTGGCTTGTCTCTTCCTCTCCAGCTCCACATAAAAACATGCAATACCACAATGACAAGATAGTGTATGAGTGTGCAGTTGGGTCAACTGTTGGCTTTGCAGTGTTACTGGGTTATATTGGTGTGCTGGCTGTCCTTAGCTTTCTGCTAGCATTTCTAGCTAGGAATCTTCCAGATAATTTCAATGAGGCCCGACTCATTACTTTCAGCATGCTAAGTTTCTGTGCTGTGTGGGTGGCCTTTGTCCCTGCTTATGTCAACTCTCCAGGTAAATATGCAGATGCAGTGGAGGTATTTGCCATTTTGGCTTCAAGTTTTGGCCTTTTGGTGGCCCTGTTTGGACCCAAATGTTacataattctgctgaaaccagagagaaacacaaagaaggCAATCATGGGTCGGCTCACTACAAAGGAATAG